From Pan troglodytes isolate AG18354 chromosome 9, NHGRI_mPanTro3-v2.0_pri, whole genome shotgun sequence, the proteins below share one genomic window:
- the OR52K2 gene encoding olfactory receptor 52K2: protein MSASNITLTHPTAFLLVGIPGLEHLHIWISIPFCLAYTLALLGNCTLLLIIQADAALHEPMYLFLAMLAAIDLVLSSSALPKMLAIFWFRDQEINFFACLAQMFFLHSFSIMESAVLLAMAFDRYVAICKPLHYTKVLTGSLITKIGMAAVARAVTLMTPLPFLLRCFHYCRGPVIAHCYCEHMAVVRLACGDTSFNNIYGIAVAMFIVVLDLLFVILSYVFILQAVLQLASQEARYKAFGTCISHIGAILAFYTPVVISSVMHRVARHAAPHVHILLANFYLLFPPMVNPIIYGVKTKQIRESILGVFLRKDM, encoded by the coding sequence ATGTCAGCCTCCAATATCACCTTAACACATCCAACTGCCTTCTTGTTGGTGGGGATTCCAGGCCTGGAACACCTGCACATCTGGATCTCCATCCCTTTCTGCTTAGCATATACACTGGCCCTGCTTGGAAACTGCACCCTCCTTCTCATCATCCAGGCTGATGCAGCCCTCCATGAACCCATGTACCTCTTTCTGGCCATGTTGGCAGCCATCGACCTGGTCCTTTCCTCCTCAGCACTGCCCAAAATGCTTGCCATATTCTGGTTCAGGGATCAGGAGATCAACTTCTTTGCCTGTCTGGCCCAGATGTTCTTTCTTCACTCCTTCTCCATCATGGAGTCAGCAGTGCTGCTGGCCATGGCCTTTGACCGctatgtggccatctgcaagccactGCACTACACCAAGGTCCTGACTGGGTCCCTCATCACCAAGATTGGCATGGCTGCTGTGGCCCGGGCTGTGACACTAATGACTCCACTCCCCTTCCTGCTGAGATGTTTCCACTACTGCCGAGGCCCAGTGATCGCTCACTGCTACTGTGAACACATGGCTGTGGTGAGGCTGGCGTGTGGGGACACTAGCTTCAACAATATCTATGGCATTGCTGTGGCCATGTTTATTGTGGTGCTGGACCTGCTGTTTGTTATCCTGTCTTATGTCTTCATCCTTCAGGCAGTTCTCCAGCTTGCCTCTCAGGAGGCCCGCTACAAGGCATTTGGGACATGTATCTCTCATATAGGTGCCATCTTAGCCTTCTACACACCTGTGGTCATCTCTTCAGTCATGCACCGTGTAGCCCGCCATGCTGCCCCTCATGTCCACATCCTCCTTGCCAATTTCTATCTGCTCTTCCCACCCATGGTCAATCCCATAATCTATGGTGTCAAGACCAAGCAAATCCGTGAGAGCATCTTGGGAGTATTCCTAAGAAAGGATATGTAG
- the LOC466333 gene encoding olfactory receptor 52P1-like: MKLINHSHQNPTSFLLMGIPGLEASHFWIAFPFCSMYALAVLGNMVVLLVVHSEPVLHQPMYLFLCMLSTIDLVLCTSTVPKLLALFWAKDAEINFGACAAQMFFIHGFSAVESGILLAMAFDRYLAICRPLHYGSLLSPESVGKLGAAAVLRGLGLMTPLTCLLARLSYCSRVVAHSYCEHMAVVKLACGGTQPNNIYGITAATLVVGTDSICIAVSYALILRAVLGLSSKEARAKTFGTCGSHLGVILLFYTPGLFSFYTQRFGQHVPRHIHILLADLYLVVPPMLNPIIYGMKTKQIWDGALRLLKWGPAQS, encoded by the coding sequence ATGAAACTCATAAACCATAGCCATCAGAACCCAACCTCCTTTCTGCTCATGGGAATTCCAGGCCTGGAGGCATCCCACTTTTGGATTGCTTTTCCCTTCTGCTCCATGTATGCCCTGGCAGTGCTGGGAAACATGGTGGTGCTGCTAGTGGTACATTCAGAGCCTGTATTGCACCAGCCCATGTACCTGTTCCTCTGCATGCTATCCACCATTGACCTGGTCCTCTGCACCTCCACTGTGCCCAAGCTCCTTGCACTTTTTTGGGCAAAGGATGCTGAGATCAACTTTGGGGCCTGTGCTGCCCAGATGTTCTTTATCCATGGCTTCTCAGCTGTAGAATCTGGTATACTGCTAGCAATGGCCTTTGACCGCTACTTAGCCATCTGCCGGCCTCTGCACTATGGGTCATTGCTCTCCCCAGAGTCTGTAGGCAAGCTGGGGGCTGCAGCCGTGCTTCGTGGTTTGGGACTCATGACCCCACTCACCTGCTTACTGGCAAGACTGAGCTACTGCAGTCGAGTGGTGGCCCACTCCTACTGTGAACACATGGCTGTGGTGAAGCTGGCTTGTGGAGGAACACAGCCAAACAACATCTATGGCATCACCGCTGCCACACTGGTGGTGGGCACTGACTCCATCTGTATTGCTGTCTCCTATGCACTCATCCTCCGGGCTGTGTTAGGCCTTTCCTCCAAGGAGGCAAGGGCTAAGACCTTTGGCACTTGTGGCTCCCACCTGGGTGTCATCCTTCTCTTCTACACACCAGGACTCTTCTCCTTCTACACACAGCGGTTTGGCCAGCACGTGCCCCGTCACATCCACATCCTTCTAGCTGACCTCTACCTGGTTGTGCCACCCATGCTCAACCCCATCATCTATGGCATGAAGACCAAACAGATCTGGGATGGGGCCCTCCGGCTTCTGAAGTGGGGCCCTGCTCAGTCATAA